One genomic segment of Hevea brasiliensis isolate MT/VB/25A 57/8 unplaced genomic scaffold, ASM3005281v1 Scaf157, whole genome shotgun sequence includes these proteins:
- the LOC110641377 gene encoding universal stress protein PHOS32: MNPQQNPVDPDHPQLPTIKIHHPSSPRHPHPHHPGATPTPTAGARRKIGVAVDLSDESAYAVRWAVHHYIRPGDAVILLHVSPTSVLFGADWGPLPLPSPTQTPTHSSQPDFNKDNSNSSHEGHGNDNSQKQQQLEDDFDAFAASKAGDLAKPLREAQIPYKIHIVKDHDMKERLCLEVERLGLSAVIMGSRGFGAAKRGSDGRLGSVSDYCVHHCVCPVVVVRYPDDKEAGGNGEGEAVVNVNVPIEEEDEEDANRKGA, translated from the coding sequence ATGAATCCTCAACAAAACCCTGTAGATCCTGACCACCCTCAACTCCCCACCATCAAGATCCACCACCCCTCCTCCCCTCGCCACCCCCACCCCCACCATCCCGGCGCTACCCCTACCCCCACCGCCGGCGCTCGCCGCAAGATTGGCGTGGCCGTCGACCTTTCCGACGAGAGTGCCTATGCCGTCCGCTGGGCTGTCCATCACTATATCCGTCCAGGGGATGCTGTCATCCTCCTACATGTCAGCCCAACCTCCGTCCTTTTCGGTGCTGACTGGGGTCCACTTCCCCTCCCTAGCCCCACGCAAACCCCTACCCATTCCTCACAGCCTGACTTCAATAAAGACAATTCAAATTCATCTCATGAAGGGCACGGCAATGACAATAGCCAAAAACAGCAGCAGCTCGAGGATGATTTCGACGCCTTTGCGGCGTCCAAAGCGGGGGATCTCGCGAAGCCGCTGAGGGAAGCACAGATCCCTTATAAGATCCACATTGTAAAGGACCATGACATGAAGGAGAGACTGTGTTTGGAGGTGGAGAGGTTAGGGTTGAGTGCAGTGATTATGGGGAGCAGAGGGTTTGGAGCAGCCAAACGAGGAAGCGATGGGAGGTTGGGTAGTGTGAGTGATTACTGTGTGCATCATTGCGTGTGTCCGGTGGTGGTGGTTAGATATCCAGATGATAAGGAAGCTGGTGGAAATGGTGAAGGCGAGGCCGTAGTTAACGTTAACGTCCCTATTGAGGAGGAAGACGAGGAGGACGCCAATCGCAAAG